Below is a genomic region from candidate division KSB1 bacterium.
GGCTCCGAGGCGGGCGAACATTCGCGGCGTCACCAACACGCTGACGCTGCACATCGAGAATCTGTACAACGAATACCAGACGACGGCGGCGTTTGCCGCCGCTTCGCTGCTGACCTTGACGTCGCTGCTGACCCTGGCCGCCAAGCATCTGATGCAGAAAAGGGAACAGAAAAACGGGACAGCCGTCTTGGAGACGGCGGAGTTGATGGAATGAAAGTCGAGATCAGCCGACTCACCAAGCGTTTCGGCAAGTTTGTCGCCCTAAAGGACGTCGATCTCGAAGTGCGCGACGGCGAGCTGTTGGCGCTGCTCGGGCCGTCGGGCTGCGGCAAAACGACGCTGCTGCGCATCATCGCCGGATTGGAGCAGCCGACCTCCGGCGCCATCCTGCTGGACGGCGAGGATGCCGCGGATCAGGACGTCCGCATGCGCAAGATCGGCTTTGTCTTTCAGCACTATGCGCTGTTTCGGCAAATGACGGTGTTCGAAAACATCGCCTTCGGCCTGCGCGTGCGGCCGCGGCAGTTCCGCCCCTCGCCGCGCCAAATCCGCGACAAGGTGACGGAGCTCCTGCGGATGATCAAAATGGAAGAGCTGGCGGATCATTACCCGCACGAGCTGTCCGGCGGTCAGCGGCAGCGGGTGGCATTGGCACGCGCGCTGGCGGTCGAGCCCCGCATGCTGCTGCTCGACGAACCCTTCGGCAGTCTCGACGCGCGCGTGCGGCAGGAGCTGCGCCGCCGCCTGCGCCGCATGCACGAAGAGCTGCACGTCACCACCATATTCGTCACCCACGACCAGGAAGAGGCCCTCGAGGTGGCCGACCGCCTGGTGATCATGAACGAAGGCCGCATCATGCAGATCGGCACGCCGGAAGAGATCTGGCATCATCCGGCAAACGCCTTTGTGCTCAATTTCCGCGGCGAAGTCAACCTCTTTCACTGCCGGCGCGAAGGAGATCGCCTGCGCATTGTGCCCCCGGCGTCCGGCGGCGAGCCGCAAAGTCGCGTCTTTGTGCGGCCGCACGCCTTTGAACTCTCCTTGACGCCCCTGGGCGAGGACTCGCTGACCTGCAGCGTCCATCACATTAACCCCGCCGGCCCGATGGTTAAAGTCGAGTTGCGCAGCGAATGGGGAGAGCTGTTTCAGACCGTCATTTCGCAGGAAAAGTATCGCGGCCTGCAGCTGCGCGTCGGCATGTCGGTCTATGCCCAGCCGCTCGATCTGCAGGTGTTCTGAAACTCAGATCGCGAAATGCTGACCGAGATAGAACGGCCAAAACAGCAGAGCCAATAGCGCCTTCCAAAAGCCGAGCTTTAGAAAACCGATGGTGAACAGCCAAGCCGCAAACCAAATCGTGCCGCCGAAGCCCGCCGCCGCATCGTGCCGACATTTGATCTTGACTTCCTCTTCCATCCTATCCTCCTAATGGTCAGCCTGCCTCTACGTTTGCCGCCGAGAAAAGATTCGTTAAAATTCATTTTGAAATGATGCGGTAATGGTTAATTTTGCTCAAAGGATAAAGAGACACAAGATGACAAAAGTTTTTCTATTTTTTCTCACGACGTTGAGCTTGATCGTCGGATGCGGCAGAGAGAACAAACCTGCCGTAGCGCCGACGGAAGAAGCTCCCCGTCCCCTCTTTCGCACCGAAGGCACCCGACTGCTCAAAAACGAGTGCGAATGGGAGTTTCGCGGCACCAACAAGATGAGCGTCTTTGGCATCGATTTCAGTGAGCCCGCAGCTTGGAGCATGGACATCGTGCGCGAATGCATCGATATGCGCCTGACGTCGGATGAGACATTGCAGTCGATCGTCGCCGAAGTGCGCCGCTTCGGCATGGTAGTCATCCTGACTGCCTTTTGGTATGACAATGACGCCCTGCCCGGCGGCACGACTCCCTATCCGCAGTGTCAACTGCTCGGCGCCGTGCCTTCGCAGGATCCGCGCTTCAACGCCGTTCAGACGCGCCGGCGGCAGATTGCAGCGCTGTTCAAGAACCAAACTGACGTCTGGTTCGGCGTGTGGAACGAGCCTTACGACTGGCGCAAAGAGACGACTGCCGATGCAGAGCAATGGTTAAAGGACGCCCGACTGATGGTCGACAATATCCGCAACGTCGGTGCCGACAACATTATCGTCCTGTGCGGCAACGCCATGGGGCAGGGACATGAGCCGTTCCTCGAAAAGGGCGCCGAGCTGCTTTCCGGCCGCAAAAACATCGTTTTCGACATTCACGCTTATCGAACCTATTGGGATATTCCCCGCAGTGAAATCGAAAAGCGGCTCAAGGCGCTCAAAGAGTCGAATATTGCACCGGTGATCATCGGCGAGTTTGCCGCCAACGGCGATCATCCTTATCTGCCGATCATGGACGCCTGCCGCAGCACCCGCACGTCGCTATTGGCCTGGCTGTGGGGTCAGTACAAAGAGCCGTTCAAATCGAAATACAGAAGCTACTGCCGAGAGCCGCGCAACAGCGGCTGTCCGAATTGAGGAAATTAATCTGCACCTAGTAAAAAAAGGAGAAAAGGGTCATGCGCATGCTGATCATCATTCTGATGTCGGCATCGGCCGCCTTGGCGGCGGAATACTATGTGGACTGGCGAACAGGATCCGACGCGTTTCCAGGCAGTGCGGAGCGGCCGTTTGCCACGATCCAAAAGGCGGCCGAGGTCATGCAGGCCGGAGACGTTTGTCTGATTCGCAGCGGCGTTTATCGCGAGACGGTACGTCCTGCAAATTCCGGAACAGCCGGTCTGCCGATCCGCTTCGAAGCCTACCCCGGCGAAACGGTGACCATCACCGGTACGGATCGTATTCCGAGCAGCGAGTGGCGCACCCATGACGGCGCCATCCGCACTATCGATCTGCCGGGGCAAATCGTAACGCAGCTCTTTGCCGACGGCCGGCAGATGGAGATCGCGCGCTTTCCCAACAACACCTCAGAGGACCTTTTACGGCCGATCTGGGGACGCGTGCAATCCGCCGTGGCGCGGCAAAAACCGTCGCTCTCAGAGATACGCGACCCTGCCCTTTCCGCAGCGCCGAATCTGAAGGGCGCTCAATTGTGGCTGCTCTCCGGTCTAAAGTGGGTCTCTTTCGTCCAGCCCGTCAGCGATCATCAGGGCGACCGCCTCACGTTCGTGTTTTCTGGCGACGTGGAAGAGGCTTATCGTCCGCAGGCCGGCAGCGACTATTTTCTCTACGGCCTCCTCTCTTTGCTCGATGCGGAAGGCGAATGGTTCTTTGACGCCAAACAGCGGCGTCTCTACTTTTACCCGCCGGCCGGAGCCGTGTCGATCGAAGCCCGCACCCGCCAATGGGGCATGAACCTGATGAACCGCTCTTTTATCGAAGTCAAAAACATCGACTTTATTGCCGCCAACCTCAACCTGGAGGGAGCCGATAATTGTGTCATTGAGGGGGCGCGTATCTTTTACCCCGTGCCGTTCTTTGCAACCGACGCTTGGAGTTTTACCGAAACGCCGCAAAACTCGGCCGGGGCAGGCGTCCGCTTGGGCGGTAGAGACAACGTGCTGCGCGATTCAGAGATCGCTTATTCCTGGGGAGACGGCGTAACGGTGTTCGGCGAGGGCAACACAGTCGAGAATTGTTTGATCCACGATTTCGCCTGGATCTGCAACGACGCCGCCGGCATTCATACCTCCGGCCGCAATCACCTGATTCTGCGCAATTCCATATACAACGGCGCGCGCAGCGGCATCGTTCACCGCAAGTCGCAGGGACTGGAGATCGCCTACAACGACATTTACCGCTGCGGCCTGCTGACGACGGACCTCGGCGCGACCTACTGCTGGCAGACCGACGGCGGCGGCACGGTGATCCATCACAACTGGGTGCACGACGTCGTTACAGCCGGCCATACGGCGGGCATCTATCTCGACAACGGTTCCAGTAATTTTATCGTTCATCACAACGTGGTTTGGAACACGGATGATTTGGGCATCCAGACCAATCTCGATGCCGTCAATCATCAGATCTATCACAACACCATTTGGAATTGCGGCCAGGCTATGGGCGGCGGCGGAGGCACGATCCATCGGAACTGCCGCGTTTATAACAACTTGTCCAACGCGCCCGGTTGGTTCGGCACCGATCTGAAGCAGAATCTGATATTGGACGACCCGCGCTTTGTCGATGCTGCGGCTGGCGATTTTCGTCTGCAGGCCGATTCGCCGGCGCGAGATGATTATTTGCCTTTGGCAAGCTTTCTCAACGGCGGGTTCGAAAGCGGTACAGGCGGTTGGCACGGCGCCGGCGCCTCGCTCGAATCGATCACGGATCCTGTGCATTCGGGCAACCGCGCCTGTCGTTCCTACAACCGACACTACTACTGGGAAGGCGTGCGTCAGGATGTGACCGAAGTGCTGAAAGACCATGGCCGCGGCAATTACACAATCGAGGCTTGGGTGATGCCTGCCGCCGGGCCGGTCGACGGCTATCTCCGCTTTTTCATCGAAGACGAGAACGGCAAGAGCTATCCCGGCACCACCAAACGGCTGTCCCCCGGCGTCTGGACGAAAATCACCTACAAAACGACGCTCAACTGGAAAGGCGAACTCAAGCAGGCGGTTTTCGAGCTCATGACTTCCAACGACACGAACCTGCCCGATCTGTACATCGACGACTGCAGTCTGGTCGCGCCTACGCCGACGACAAGCGACAAGCCGCGCGGCGCCGTTCGTTTGCCCGGCATCAACGACGACGCGCTCGACGGGAAGCCCGATGCCGGCGCCTATGAATACGGCGGCGCCGAAGCCGACTGGAAAGCGGGCTCCAGCCTAAAGGCGTCCCCGAGCCGCGTCAAGTTTTCCCATGGACCCGACGCGCATCCGAACGGCTTTATTCTCTTTTCGAATTATCCGAACCCCTTCAACAGCTCGACTACGCTGCGGTTCCGACTCGAACGGCCTGCGTTCGTAGAGTTGGCAATTTTCGATCTTGCGGGCAGAAAAACGGCCGTCCTTTTAAGCCGGGAAATGCCGGTCGGAGAGTTTTCGCTGTCCTGGGACGGCCGCGACGATCGCGGCCTGCAGGTCGGCAGCGGCGTCTATTTTTGCCGCTGCACGGTAGAGGACGGACAAGGAGAACGTTGCGTAAGTCGCAAAATGATCTTGGTGAAATAAAGCCGTTTCCGGGCGATGATCTGAAATCGTCAAAGTCCTGCTCATTGCACCAAATGCGGACGATTGTCAGTTGCCGCTCGTGAAACTGTTTACCGAAACGGAGAGGCGTCAAATCTAACGGCCGTTTGCAAAGCCGAAGGGGGGCTTGACCTCATTCTGCAGGTCATTGCCCTCCAAATAATAGCTCTTCCGGTGCCTTTTGAGATCATACTTGACTATAAACGAAGGCGCGCCGTCGAATTGGATATACACGCACAGCTCGTTGGGGTTCTGCTCGAGTCGCGACGAACGCACCGAGTGTCGCCGAAAAAGCTCCTCGGCTTCGGAACGGGTTATCTCGATCATCAAAAGCCTTTTCGAAATTTAGTGCGACTGGCGATTTCGCTCTTTTTACCCGTCACTTTTGCTTTTATTCGCAAAACCGCAGTCAGCGCAGCAAAGTCATCTTGCGCTCGGCGGTTAAAACCTCACCGCCGGCCTCAAGGGTCAATCGATAAACGTAGACGCCGCTTGCTGCGGCTTTACCGAAAGCATCTTTCCCGTCCCAAACCAGTTGGTGTCGACCCGGCTGCAGGTCGCTTTCCAAAAGCCGGCGGACAAGTCTTCCCTTACAGTTATAGAGTTCGAGCAAGGCTCTTGCCGGTCTGTCGAGCGTAAACTCGATGGTTGTGAGGGGATTAAAGGGATTGGGATAGTTCTGCAGCAGAGTCATGTTTTGCGGCGTCGGCGGTTCTGAAACGCTCTGTTCCGGTGCGCTGACGAGATAATCGACCAGCGCATCGAACAGCCGCCAGCCGTCGACGGTCAGGTTGAGCGCCGAGTCGTCCTGGAGAAAGAACGCCCCGCGCGGCGCGGGCGCCGGTCGGTCCACCATTTGATCGCCTGTCTTGTAGAAAAAAACAACCGGATGCTCCGGCACCAAACCCGATCCGGCGACGATCGTGGCCGCTTGGGTGGGGTTCGCCCAGGAGAGGCGGTCGGATTGCGCATAGACGGTCACGCGGCCGTTCAGTCCGGCGGCAGCCGGGTGGGCGTCCGCGGTAATGACTATGGCCGTTGCTTCATCTCGACCGTAATCGAGATTGATTCGGCTGCCGCTCATACTCATATCGTCGTACAACTGGCTTTCCCAGATCAGCACCGGCCGATCGACATCGCGAAAGGTCGCCTTGAGCCGCGTCGGCACGCAGGTGGCGGAAATGAGCACCAGGTCGTACGGCAGCGCCGATTCCGGCTTGGCATCACTATCCTTAAGCGGCGTCACCTCAAAGCCCAACATGCCGAGTCGCTCCTCGATCAAGGCATCGCCGGGACGCAGGGGAATCTCGCCGACCACCAGCAAAGCCTTGCGCGTTTTTTCGCGATACCCCACCCGCAGCTCCACGGACTGCGATACGCCGATTTGGCCGGCGTCATCCCAGGCCGCGGCAAAGAGCTCGTGGCGGCCGCGGGGGACGTTCTTCCAAGTGAACGTAAACGGCGGCGTCGTATCCTGCCCCAATTTTTCTTCACCGCGATAGAATTCAACGCGCGTGACTTGGCCGTCGGCATCCGCGGCCGAGGCGGTCAAGATAATGTCCGAACCGACACTAAATGGACCGCTGCCCGGATCGAGGGTAACCGCAGGCCGTTGATTCGGAGTGCCGAAGGCCGTCGCCTTGACCGAGGTGGCGCGCAGCCCGTAACGGGGATGGTTGACGATCAGATCGCCGAAGGGATAGAGATCGGCATCCGAGTCGTACTTCCAGCCGCGCGCCATGTCCAGCAACGGATCGCTGTTGCCGTTCCAAGACCAGGCCAGCCAGCCGATACCCTTTTCTTGACAAAAGGCAATCAGCCGGCGCGTGTCATAGCCGACGCTCGACGCCTCCTTCCAGCTGAACTCGCCGACGATGACCGGCAGACCGAGGTCGAGCATGGTCTGCAGCTCCCATTCGGCCACCCATGGCGCCGTATCTTTGTTCGGTCGGCCGACCTCGGCGGCGTTTTCCAGCGTGCGCCACATACCGTACATGTGAATCGAAAAGACGAGGTTATGCTGCGGATCGAAATCGAGCAGTTCGCGGCCATAGACCTCCATGGCCCGCGGACCTTGGCCGCAGTTCGGGGAATCGATGACCAGCAGATTATTGATGCCCGCCTCGCGGATCCGCCGAATCGACTCTTTGTAGGCATCGCGCCAGATGCGGCGGCCCTGATCGCTGTCGTCGCTAGGCCCCCATTCATTGGCAATGTTGAGGATGACATACTCTTCGAATTCGTTCAACCAAGCGACGTTGGCGGGATCGGTCCAAATGTCGGTAATATAATCGAGCATTTCCGGCGAGGGATCGCAGGTGCCGTCGTGCTGCTCGACCATCGGCACCAATCCCTGGCTGATGTATTTCATCACCAGCGCCCGCTTTTTGTCGGGTGTACGGGATTGATTCTGCCAGTCGGCGTTGCTCATGACCACGCGCACAATGTTGGCGTGCGTCTTGGCAATGCCGTTGATGCTGTTGAGATTAAAGCTTTCGTTCCCCCAATAATGATTCTGGCTGACGCCGCGCATAAGAAACTCGCTGCCGTCGGCGTTGTAGATGCGGCCGTTCAGTGTAAAAAAACCTCTGCTTTTGATATAATCGGGCTTTTTGACTTGCGCAGTCGTCATTTCCGTCAATACTATCATTAAAAACAAAATCGATCCGATCATCCTGAGCATCGACCATTCCTCCGTTTGCATCTTTTATTATCGATAATTAACGAAAACGTTCAAATATTGACAAGTGATTCTTTGTCACCGTGGAAATTGCCTTTTCCTTTCGCGCCTATTTTGATATATTGAAAGTCATGGAAAAGAACGGAACGAACGGGTCAATTTGCGATGAATAAAGGCTTTTGGAATATCGGCATTGCCAAAGAGGTGGCCGTAAGGCAGGTACTGCGTGCTCTGACGCTGCGCCGAATTTGGAATGCCGCCGTCAACAGCGCATCGTTCGCGCTTTCGGCGCTGCTGCGCCGGCCGATCGTTTGGGGAATGCCGGTCATCATCAATATTGAGCCGACTAATCTCTGCAATCTGCGCTGTCCGCTCTGCACGACCGGCAGCGGTCAAATGCAGCGGCCGAGGGGAAAACTGAATTTCGAGCTTTACCGCAGGCTGATCGATGAACTGGCGCCGCGGGCCATTTATGTCACCCTCTACCATCAAGGCGAGCCCTATCTGCATCCGCTTTTTAACCGAATGGTCGCTTACGCAAAGAGCAAGGGATTGTATGTAACGACGAGCAGCAACGGGCATTATTTTACCGCCGAGACGGCCGAAGACGTGGTGCGCAGCGGCTTGGACAGCATGATCATCTCCCTCGACGGCGTCTCCCAGGAAAGCTACGCCCGCTATCGCGTCGGGGGCGATTTGTCCAAAGTGCTGGACGGCATCCGTTGTTTAACGGCGGCCAAAAAAAGACTGCACAGCCGCACGCCTTATCTGTTCGTTCAGTTTCTGGTCATGCGTCACAATGAGAGCGAAATTCCGGCTATGAAGCAATTGGCGACCGAACTCGGCGTCGATCGGCTGCTCATCAAAACGACTCAAGTGGGCAATGCGAAAGAAGCCGTCGAGTGGCTGCCGGAAGATGAAGAGTACCGCCGCTATCGATTGGACGATGGTCGGCTCGAGGTCAAGCGCGGCAAAGGCGTCTGTCCGCGTCCCTGGCTGACGACGCTGATGGACTGGGACGGCGTGGTCGTGCCCTGCTGCTTCGACAAAAATGCCGAGCACCCTTTCGGCAATTTGAACGCTGTCGCCTCGTTCCGCGAACTTTGGCATAACCAAGCTTACCGGAACTTTCGGCGGCAAATTCTCCGCTCCCGCCCCGCCATCGACATTTGCCGTACCTGCAATTACGGCATCGGCCTGTTTAAATAGGAGATTTTGTATGAAGACGGAAAAAAACGATGAATGGTTTTACGAAGAAATTCGCCGCAAGCTGGCCTATTACAATGAGGAG
It encodes:
- a CDS encoding glycoside hydrolase family 5 protein; this encodes MTKVFLFFLTTLSLIVGCGRENKPAVAPTEEAPRPLFRTEGTRLLKNECEWEFRGTNKMSVFGIDFSEPAAWSMDIVRECIDMRLTSDETLQSIVAEVRRFGMVVILTAFWYDNDALPGGTTPYPQCQLLGAVPSQDPRFNAVQTRRRQIAALFKNQTDVWFGVWNEPYDWRKETTADAEQWLKDARLMVDNIRNVGADNIIVLCGNAMGQGHEPFLEKGAELLSGRKNIVFDIHAYRTYWDIPRSEIEKRLKALKESNIAPVIIGEFAANGDHPYLPIMDACRSTRTSLLAWLWGQYKEPFKSKYRSYCREPRNSGCPN
- the cysA gene encoding sulfate ABC transporter ATP-binding protein; this encodes MKVEISRLTKRFGKFVALKDVDLEVRDGELLALLGPSGCGKTTLLRIIAGLEQPTSGAILLDGEDAADQDVRMRKIGFVFQHYALFRQMTVFENIAFGLRVRPRQFRPSPRQIRDKVTELLRMIKMEELADHYPHELSGGQRQRVALARALAVEPRMLLLDEPFGSLDARVRQELRRRLRRMHEELHVTTIFVTHDQEEALEVADRLVIMNEGRIMQIGTPEEIWHHPANAFVLNFRGEVNLFHCRREGDRLRIVPPASGGEPQSRVFVRPHAFELSLTPLGEDSLTCSVHHINPAGPMVKVELRSEWGELFQTVISQEKYRGLQLRVGMSVYAQPLDLQVF
- a CDS encoding cellulase family glycosylhydrolase codes for the protein MLRMIGSILFLMIVLTEMTTAQVKKPDYIKSRGFFTLNGRIYNADGSEFLMRGVSQNHYWGNESFNLNSINGIAKTHANIVRVVMSNADWQNQSRTPDKKRALVMKYISQGLVPMVEQHDGTCDPSPEMLDYITDIWTDPANVAWLNEFEEYVILNIANEWGPSDDSDQGRRIWRDAYKESIRRIREAGINNLLVIDSPNCGQGPRAMEVYGRELLDFDPQHNLVFSIHMYGMWRTLENAAEVGRPNKDTAPWVAEWELQTMLDLGLPVIVGEFSWKEASSVGYDTRRLIAFCQEKGIGWLAWSWNGNSDPLLDMARGWKYDSDADLYPFGDLIVNHPRYGLRATSVKATAFGTPNQRPAVTLDPGSGPFSVGSDIILTASAADADGQVTRVEFYRGEEKLGQDTTPPFTFTWKNVPRGRHELFAAAWDDAGQIGVSQSVELRVGYREKTRKALLVVGEIPLRPGDALIEERLGMLGFEVTPLKDSDAKPESALPYDLVLISATCVPTRLKATFRDVDRPVLIWESQLYDDMSMSGSRINLDYGRDEATAIVITADAHPAAAGLNGRVTVYAQSDRLSWANPTQAATIVAGSGLVPEHPVVFFYKTGDQMVDRPAPAPRGAFFLQDDSALNLTVDGWRLFDALVDYLVSAPEQSVSEPPTPQNMTLLQNYPNPFNPLTTIEFTLDRPARALLELYNCKGRLVRRLLESDLQPGRHQLVWDGKDAFGKAAASGVYVYRLTLEAGGEVLTAERKMTLLR
- a CDS encoding radical SAM protein, coding for MNKGFWNIGIAKEVAVRQVLRALTLRRIWNAAVNSASFALSALLRRPIVWGMPVIINIEPTNLCNLRCPLCTTGSGQMQRPRGKLNFELYRRLIDELAPRAIYVTLYHQGEPYLHPLFNRMVAYAKSKGLYVTTSSNGHYFTAETAEDVVRSGLDSMIISLDGVSQESYARYRVGGDLSKVLDGIRCLTAAKKRLHSRTPYLFVQFLVMRHNESEIPAMKQLATELGVDRLLIKTTQVGNAKEAVEWLPEDEEYRRYRLDDGRLEVKRGKGVCPRPWLTTLMDWDGVVVPCCFDKNAEHPFGNLNAVASFRELWHNQAYRNFRRQILRSRPAIDICRTCNYGIGLFK
- a CDS encoding right-handed parallel beta-helix repeat-containing protein; its protein translation is MRMLIIILMSASAALAAEYYVDWRTGSDAFPGSAERPFATIQKAAEVMQAGDVCLIRSGVYRETVRPANSGTAGLPIRFEAYPGETVTITGTDRIPSSEWRTHDGAIRTIDLPGQIVTQLFADGRQMEIARFPNNTSEDLLRPIWGRVQSAVARQKPSLSEIRDPALSAAPNLKGAQLWLLSGLKWVSFVQPVSDHQGDRLTFVFSGDVEEAYRPQAGSDYFLYGLLSLLDAEGEWFFDAKQRRLYFYPPAGAVSIEARTRQWGMNLMNRSFIEVKNIDFIAANLNLEGADNCVIEGARIFYPVPFFATDAWSFTETPQNSAGAGVRLGGRDNVLRDSEIAYSWGDGVTVFGEGNTVENCLIHDFAWICNDAAGIHTSGRNHLILRNSIYNGARSGIVHRKSQGLEIAYNDIYRCGLLTTDLGATYCWQTDGGGTVIHHNWVHDVVTAGHTAGIYLDNGSSNFIVHHNVVWNTDDLGIQTNLDAVNHQIYHNTIWNCGQAMGGGGGTIHRNCRVYNNLSNAPGWFGTDLKQNLILDDPRFVDAAAGDFRLQADSPARDDYLPLASFLNGGFESGTGGWHGAGASLESITDPVHSGNRACRSYNRHYYWEGVRQDVTEVLKDHGRGNYTIEAWVMPAAGPVDGYLRFFIEDENGKSYPGTTKRLSPGVWTKITYKTTLNWKGELKQAVFELMTSNDTNLPDLYIDDCSLVAPTPTTSDKPRGAVRLPGINDDALDGKPDAGAYEYGGAEADWKAGSSLKASPSRVKFSHGPDAHPNGFILFSNYPNPFNSSTTLRFRLERPAFVELAIFDLAGRKTAVLLSREMPVGEFSLSWDGRDDRGLQVGSGVYFCRCTVEDGQGERCVSRKMILVK